A single window of Halobacteriovorax sp. GB3 DNA harbors:
- a CDS encoding lipopolysaccharide biosynthesis protein, producing the protein MDPLKAIRFRILKSDFIRNVALLTSGTIFAQALSFGVSPILSRIYVAEDFAAFTIYTQIVGIFSILSTLSYSEAIVVPKEENKARKLSNLAFSLSVLVPLLLFLFLPIVEKLIIYFAKIENTKHLYIFLIPISVFLNANRNIINSLFTRTKNFKGNSKNRVFESILGSLANIGLGYNGLASLGLILGNIVAQFSFNGLSLLSLKRNIRILDFFQTKIDKLTLSEYKSFPLLNSPILLTDLFLITAMSFSLSNLFGTYTLGLFAFTLKIIQTPLTLVSTSIGQVFFKRIADEVNQNGEYGLFFRKVFSQLLILSIVSIFALKIMGPNLFAIIFGESWREAGVYAGLISPFLFANFIYKCFYYIPIVANKQKTYFILNTFYSFSLVLGLFVGHYFFQDITKTFHLISFLAVGISCLILTWFYRLSKTKVVHK; encoded by the coding sequence ATGGACCCACTAAAAGCAATCAGATTCCGAATTTTAAAGTCTGACTTCATAAGAAATGTTGCACTGCTAACATCCGGAACTATTTTTGCCCAGGCCCTATCTTTTGGTGTAAGTCCAATCCTTTCAAGAATTTATGTAGCTGAGGACTTTGCTGCCTTCACTATTTATACTCAAATTGTCGGAATTTTCTCAATTCTATCAACTCTCTCTTATAGTGAAGCAATCGTCGTTCCCAAGGAAGAGAATAAAGCAAGGAAGCTTTCAAATTTAGCATTTTCTCTCTCTGTCCTTGTTCCACTTCTCCTCTTTCTCTTTCTACCTATTGTAGAAAAGCTCATTATTTATTTTGCAAAGATTGAGAATACGAAACACCTCTACATTTTTCTGATTCCAATTAGTGTCTTTCTAAATGCTAATCGAAATATCATTAACTCACTTTTTACAAGAACAAAGAATTTCAAGGGAAATTCAAAAAACAGAGTTTTTGAATCAATTCTAGGATCACTTGCAAATATTGGCCTTGGTTATAATGGACTAGCATCTCTTGGTTTAATCTTAGGAAATATTGTCGCTCAGTTTTCTTTCAATGGATTAAGCTTACTCTCTCTCAAGCGTAATATTCGTATCCTTGATTTTTTCCAAACAAAAATAGATAAACTAACTCTAAGTGAATACAAATCATTTCCTCTATTAAACTCACCAATTCTTTTAACTGATCTTTTTCTTATTACAGCAATGAGTTTTTCTCTTTCTAATCTTTTTGGAACTTATACTCTTGGTCTATTCGCTTTTACATTGAAGATTATACAAACCCCATTAACTCTCGTATCAACTTCTATAGGCCAGGTATTCTTCAAAAGAATTGCGGATGAAGTTAATCAAAATGGAGAATATGGGCTTTTCTTTCGAAAGGTTTTTTCACAGTTACTTATTCTTTCTATCGTATCAATTTTTGCATTAAAAATAATGGGTCCTAATCTTTTTGCAATTATTTTTGGAGAGAGTTGGAGAGAGGCAGGAGTTTATGCTGGTTTAATATCACCATTTCTCTTTGCAAATTTTATCTATAAGTGCTTCTACTACATTCCAATTGTCGCGAATAAACAAAAGACCTATTTCATACTAAATACCTTCTACTCATTTTCATTGGTACTAGGACTTTTTGTTGGTCATTATTTCTTCCAAGACATTACTAAAACTTTTCATCTGATCAGCTTTTTAGCTGTTGGAATTTCTTGTTTGATTTTAACTTGGTTTTATCGACTTTCTAAAACAAAAGTTGTTCACAAATAA
- a CDS encoding dTDP-4-dehydrorhamnose 3,5-epimerase family protein, whose translation MEFHKSKIENLYLIKPFHHADNRGAFIKPFDEKKILEIDPTFKLRECYFSISQKNVIRGMHFQVPEHNVSKIVYVARGAVKDVVLDLRKDSKTYGEYEVFELSESNRDMLYVPEGCAHGFLSLEDNTQMTYFQSLPFDKECDAGIHFGSFGYDWGIAEEQLIFSDRDAGLPKLSDFDSPFLL comes from the coding sequence ATGGAATTTCATAAATCTAAAATAGAAAACTTATATCTTATTAAGCCTTTTCATCATGCAGATAATAGAGGCGCATTTATCAAACCTTTTGATGAGAAAAAGATTTTAGAGATTGATCCGACATTTAAATTAAGAGAATGTTATTTTTCGATTTCTCAAAAAAATGTTATTCGAGGTATGCACTTCCAAGTTCCAGAACATAATGTATCTAAAATCGTTTATGTTGCAAGAGGCGCAGTTAAGGATGTCGTACTTGATTTAAGAAAAGATTCCAAAACTTATGGTGAATATGAAGTCTTTGAATTGAGTGAATCAAATAGAGATATGCTTTATGTTCCAGAGGGGTGCGCTCATGGATTTCTCTCTTTAGAAGACAATACTCAAATGACTTATTTTCAGTCCTTACCATTTGATAAAGAGTGTGATGCAGGAATTCACTTTGGATCTTTTGGTTACGATTGGGGTATTGCGGAAGAACAATTAATCTTTTCAGACAGAGATGCAGGTCTTCCTAAATTATCTGATTTTGATTCACCATTTCTCTTGTAG
- a CDS encoding NAD-dependent epimerase/dehydratase family protein: MNILVTGATGFIGNHVVKELLKSQFNVYCLVRSSSSVGTLEKEGAKVVCREDIDLVQFLKENEIEGIIHLASLFLSAHKSEDIAPLVNSNILFGLELLEASSKSSVKWFLNTGTFWQHYNDAAYSPVNLYAATKQAFEDLMKYYTETNQIMGVTLKLSDSYGPGDTRKKIFKLFHEMAESGSSLDMSAGEQKISINYIDDIVSAFIKLTNLLISESPLVKNGEDFNVTSSEVMSLKNIAKLFEEVCGKKLNINWGLREYREREVMIPWTDQKVVPGWEQKFSLKEGIKEYLKGESFDS, translated from the coding sequence ATGAACATTTTGGTAACTGGTGCAACAGGTTTCATTGGAAACCACGTTGTAAAAGAACTTTTAAAGAGTCAATTTAACGTTTATTGTTTGGTGCGAAGCAGTAGTTCTGTAGGAACTCTTGAGAAAGAGGGTGCTAAAGTCGTCTGTAGAGAAGATATTGATTTAGTCCAATTTTTAAAAGAGAATGAAATTGAAGGAATCATTCACCTGGCTTCACTCTTTTTATCAGCTCATAAGTCTGAAGATATCGCTCCTCTTGTAAATTCAAATATTTTGTTTGGACTAGAACTTTTAGAAGCATCTAGCAAATCTTCTGTTAAATGGTTTCTTAACACAGGAACTTTTTGGCAGCACTATAATGATGCGGCGTATTCACCCGTAAATCTTTACGCGGCTACAAAACAGGCATTTGAAGATTTAATGAAATATTACACTGAAACAAATCAAATTATGGGGGTCACTTTGAAGTTGAGTGATTCTTATGGGCCAGGAGATACGAGAAAAAAGATTTTCAAGTTATTTCATGAGATGGCCGAGAGTGGTTCTTCGCTAGATATGTCAGCAGGAGAGCAGAAAATATCTATTAATTATATCGATGATATTGTTAGTGCATTTATTAAATTAACAAACTTGCTAATTAGTGAAAGTCCTCTCGTGAAAAATGGCGAAGATTTTAATGTTACTTCAAGTGAGGTTATGTCATTGAAAAATATAGCCAAGCTCTTTGAGGAAGTTTGCGGTAAAAAGCTCAATATCAATTGGGGCTTGAGAGAATATAGAGAAAGAGAAGTTATGATTCCTTGGACTGATCAAAAGGTGGTTCCCGGTTGGGAGCAGAAATTTAGTTTAAAAGAGGGGATTAAAGAATATTTGAAAGGAGAATCGTTTGATTCCTAA
- a CDS encoding glycosyltransferase family 2 protein, translated as MIPKSKSQLPILSIMIPTFKRPDLIRETIQSALNQDTDLDFKIVVVDNDIESSEISKVVSSFDDDRLSYVQNEANLGMFGNWNRCLELCETDWVTILHDDDLLYPDFISRISPYFTSGKYELVSCLNSRGKNVDLTSTLNRSGEIQVINPLRLVEGNIVSAPGVVYKKKNALAIKGFDKDSFPCSDYEFYINYIQKFGNSIIVREELAFYRIFDNETYKSDTLKRMILKTYEFSNSIQGVPAIIKKIIIKSNILNGWLKDLRTYDENYEKHLEEIKMKCDISDLELSPPIKFSYRILKFAILFVNNFCFRKSIKPS; from the coding sequence TTGATTCCTAAGAGTAAGTCTCAATTACCAATTCTTTCGATTATGATTCCAACATTTAAAAGACCAGATCTGATACGAGAGACAATTCAAAGTGCATTAAATCAAGATACGGACTTAGATTTTAAGATAGTCGTCGTTGATAATGATATTGAATCGAGTGAGATTTCTAAAGTTGTTTCCTCTTTTGATGATGATAGGCTGAGTTATGTACAGAATGAAGCCAATTTAGGAATGTTTGGTAACTGGAATAGGTGCTTAGAATTATGTGAGACTGACTGGGTAACCATTTTACACGATGACGATTTATTATATCCGGATTTCATTTCCCGTATCTCTCCCTATTTTACTTCAGGAAAATATGAACTCGTATCTTGTTTGAATTCTCGTGGAAAGAATGTTGATTTAACTAGTACCCTTAACCGATCGGGTGAGATCCAAGTTATTAATCCTCTACGCTTAGTTGAAGGAAATATTGTTTCTGCTCCAGGTGTTGTCTATAAAAAGAAAAATGCCTTAGCAATTAAGGGCTTTGATAAAGATAGTTTTCCTTGTTCTGATTATGAATTTTATATCAATTACATTCAAAAATTTGGAAACTCGATTATCGTACGAGAAGAGCTCGCCTTTTATCGAATCTTTGATAATGAAACTTATAAATCAGATACTTTAAAGAGAATGATTTTAAAAACATATGAGTTTTCAAATTCTATTCAGGGTGTTCCAGCAATTATTAAAAAGATTATTATTAAAAGTAATATTCTCAATGGTTGGTTAAAAGACCTTAGAACATATGATGAAAATTATGAAAAGCACTTAGAAGAAATCAAAATGAAATGTGATATTTCTGATCTTGAATTATCTCCACCCATTAAATTTTCATACAGAATTTTGAAATTTGCTATCTTATTTGTGAACAACTTTTGTTTTAGAAAGTCGATAAAACCAAGTTAA
- a CDS encoding 2OG-Fe(II) oxygenase, producing MNKESFVIAIVDRIERDKENIKAEYLKNQKEMGIGFVSVDNLLSEEMAQSFYPLFSEENDAWREMQSYREKKLTSKQFNQFDKTLEDITFAIQDTRVIDKITEVTNMKGLSADNTLYAGGLSMMRHGDFLNPHIDNSHDQDRKVYRRLNLLYYVTPEWKEEFGGNLELWDKKVKKPVTIESRFNRLVIMETNPWSWHSVSQVVPEQVKRCCVSNYYFSKESPTGGQYYHVTSFMGRPNQTLRRMVCRCDNLLRMTIRKIKKDGLGRKDQYIKSTEN from the coding sequence ATGAATAAAGAATCATTCGTAATTGCTATTGTTGATAGAATCGAAAGAGACAAAGAAAATATAAAAGCAGAGTATTTAAAAAATCAAAAAGAAATGGGCATAGGGTTTGTTAGCGTCGATAACTTATTATCCGAAGAAATGGCACAATCGTTTTATCCTCTTTTTAGCGAAGAAAATGATGCTTGGAGAGAAATGCAGTCTTATCGTGAAAAGAAGCTGACATCTAAGCAGTTTAATCAATTTGATAAAACTTTAGAGGACATTACTTTTGCGATTCAAGATACTCGTGTAATCGATAAAATCACTGAAGTTACCAATATGAAGGGTTTAAGTGCCGATAACACTTTATACGCTGGTGGTCTTAGTATGATGAGACATGGTGATTTTTTAAATCCTCATATTGATAATTCACATGATCAAGATCGAAAAGTGTATAGAAGACTGAATCTTCTCTATTATGTAACTCCTGAGTGGAAAGAGGAATTTGGTGGAAATCTTGAACTTTGGGATAAAAAGGTAAAGAAGCCTGTGACAATCGAGAGTCGTTTTAATCGCTTGGTTATCATGGAGACAAATCCGTGGTCATGGCACTCTGTCTCACAAGTTGTTCCGGAGCAGGTCAAGAGATGTTGTGTTTCTAATTATTACTTTTCTAAAGAGTCGCCGACTGGTGGACAGTACTATCACGTAACATCATTTATGGGACGTCCTAATCAAACTTTAAGACGTATGGTTTGTCGATGTGATAATCTATTAAGAATGACGATTAGAAAAATCAAAAAGGATGGACTTGGTCGAAAAGATCAATACATTAAATCAACTGAGAATTAA
- a CDS encoding DegT/DnrJ/EryC1/StrS family aminotransferase, with protein MIEYENLGKLNEDLFEDYKDEFSKFLASGWYVLGKNVTEFEENFAKYCGVESCVGVASGLDAITLSLLALDLPKGSEVIVAANSYIASVLSILNAELVPVLVEPDPITYNISVEKIKESVSDKTKAILCVHMYGKLCEMDKICALADENDLFVIEDAAQAHGAMLDGVKAGAWGDLSAFSFYPTKNLGALGDGGAITTKHPVLGEKIKALRNYGSYQKYHNEFIGMNSRLDECQAAFLNKKLVKLDKINKHKKKLADLYFDLLSELDIQLPTRNERYVDTFHIFNILTENRDELKEYLFENGVKSEIHYPIPPHKQNCLKDFEFGSFPLTEKIHEQTLSLPISYIHSEDDVREVCRLIKEFKEK; from the coding sequence ATGATTGAATACGAGAATTTAGGGAAATTGAATGAAGACCTTTTTGAAGATTATAAAGATGAGTTCTCAAAATTTCTGGCGTCTGGCTGGTATGTACTGGGGAAAAATGTAACCGAATTTGAGGAGAACTTTGCAAAATATTGTGGGGTTGAATCATGTGTTGGTGTAGCTTCTGGGCTCGATGCTATTACATTATCGCTTTTGGCCCTCGATCTGCCAAAAGGAAGTGAAGTCATCGTTGCTGCAAATAGTTATATTGCCTCTGTTCTTTCAATCCTTAATGCCGAGTTAGTTCCTGTTCTCGTTGAACCAGATCCAATTACTTACAATATTTCAGTAGAAAAGATTAAAGAAAGCGTCTCAGATAAAACAAAAGCAATTCTTTGTGTTCATATGTATGGGAAATTATGTGAGATGGACAAGATTTGCGCTCTCGCAGATGAGAATGATCTCTTTGTGATTGAAGATGCCGCTCAAGCTCATGGCGCCATGTTAGATGGTGTGAAGGCCGGTGCTTGGGGCGATCTCTCGGCCTTTAGTTTTTATCCTACAAAAAATTTAGGAGCACTCGGTGATGGTGGTGCAATCACAACAAAGCACCCAGTCCTTGGAGAGAAGATAAAGGCCTTACGTAATTATGGTTCTTATCAAAAATATCACAATGAATTCATTGGAATGAACTCAAGACTAGATGAGTGCCAAGCTGCTTTTTTAAACAAGAAATTAGTGAAATTGGATAAAATCAATAAACATAAGAAGAAGTTAGCTGATCTTTATTTTGATTTGTTATCAGAGTTAGATATTCAATTACCGACAAGAAATGAAAGATATGTCGATACATTTCATATCTTTAATATTCTGACGGAAAATAGAGATGAGTTGAAAGAATATCTATTTGAAAATGGTGTTAAATCAGAAATTCACTATCCAATTCCACCTCATAAGCAAAACTGTTTAAAAGACTTTGAATTTGGTTCTTTCCCACTAACTGAAAAAATTCACGAGCAAACACTTTCACTACCAATTTCCTATATTCATAGTGAAGATGATGTGAGAGAGGTTTGTAGATTAATTAAAGAGTTTAAGGAGAAGTAG
- a CDS encoding glycosyltransferase, translating to MNILFVTEDSFQNENLNGVTKINYNLIKHFNDHDVFNLFLYSNSEVKKSNAYGCGVTNRGKSKLRSLLSSRPFMFLSDENAKLLASKIIELEHSFDVIHLSAFGLSPVADYLDDRIRQKIFFSAIDSLSLFFNRRFKVETNLIKKGLYFLESKKAELAEKKYFKKFKINHFVSDTDLNHVQAWCKDGIFIQNGVDIDYFSFNHNPIDKKTITFTGNMNYGPNVDAVLHFSREILPKLWKQIPDLTFYVVGNKPSEEIKSLSKKDNRIVVTGFVEDIREYLKKTSLYISPLRLGAGIKNKVLEAMAIGTPIIASSLSLEGIKTDQIEVADTDDQWVEKIHNFFNSNEDSRVRTLASRDLIVKEYSWEFVANEYLKEYQKLL from the coding sequence TTGAATATACTGTTTGTTACTGAAGATAGTTTTCAAAATGAAAACTTAAATGGCGTTACTAAGATTAATTACAATTTGATCAAGCACTTTAATGATCATGATGTTTTTAACCTTTTTCTTTACTCTAATTCAGAGGTTAAAAAGAGTAACGCTTATGGATGTGGTGTAACAAATCGAGGAAAATCGAAGTTAAGATCGCTTTTAAGTTCTAGACCATTCATGTTTTTGTCTGATGAGAATGCAAAATTACTGGCCTCGAAGATTATAGAACTTGAGCATTCTTTTGATGTTATTCATCTTTCAGCTTTTGGTTTGTCACCAGTCGCAGATTATCTTGATGACAGAATAAGACAAAAAATATTTTTTTCTGCCATCGATTCATTGAGCTTATTTTTTAATAGAAGATTTAAAGTTGAGACAAATTTAATAAAGAAAGGTCTTTATTTCCTTGAGTCTAAAAAAGCGGAATTAGCGGAAAAGAAATATTTTAAAAAATTTAAAATTAATCACTTTGTTTCTGATACGGATTTAAACCATGTTCAAGCATGGTGTAAAGATGGCATTTTCATTCAAAATGGAGTGGATATTGATTACTTTTCTTTTAATCACAATCCAATTGATAAAAAAACAATAACATTCACGGGGAATATGAATTACGGTCCTAACGTCGATGCCGTTTTACATTTTAGCCGCGAGATTTTGCCTAAACTTTGGAAGCAGATTCCCGATTTAACATTTTATGTCGTCGGTAATAAGCCTAGTGAGGAAATCAAATCATTATCCAAGAAAGATAATAGGATTGTTGTTACAGGTTTTGTTGAAGATATTAGAGAGTATTTAAAAAAGACTTCGCTTTATATCTCTCCACTTAGATTGGGTGCTGGAATTAAAAATAAGGTTCTTGAGGCCATGGCAATTGGGACTCCGATTATTGCATCTTCGCTAAGTTTAGAAGGAATTAAGACCGATCAAATAGAAGTCGCTGATACAGATGACCAATGGGTTGAGAAAATACATAACTTTTTTAATTCAAATGAAGATAGCAGAGTTAGAACACTGGCTTCAAGAGACTTAATTGTAAAAGAATACTCATGGGAATTTGTTGCGAATGAATATCTCAAAGAGTATCAAAAACTACTATAG
- the rfbG gene encoding CDP-glucose 4,6-dehydratase, translating to MSLKAFYKGKRVLVTGHTGFKGSWLVQWLDKMDSEICAISLEPAEDNHFERLNLDIESHYLNINDAQKIDEVISAFKPEIVFHLAAQALVQYSYKNPVETYQTNVIGTMNVYEACRRVGSVKSIVSITTDKCYENMEWEWGYRENDRLGGHDPYSSSKACTEIMTSSYIRSFFNLDNYGKDHNTLITTVRAGNVIGGGDWAENRIIPDIVRATVKNEAVEIRNPSAVRPWQHVLEPLLGYLKLGALLYEGKKEFATSWNFGPSADSTLTVLELTEIFQKYWEDVRFNLHKSNEFRHEANLLMLDCSKARKFLKWGEMLGAEKTIEWTVEWYKEFYKNGKIITHHQIDEFMSQYGIS from the coding sequence ATGAGTTTAAAAGCTTTCTATAAGGGAAAAAGAGTACTTGTTACTGGTCATACTGGCTTTAAAGGTAGTTGGCTTGTTCAGTGGTTAGATAAAATGGACAGTGAAATCTGTGCGATCTCATTGGAGCCAGCTGAAGATAATCACTTTGAACGTCTTAATTTAGATATTGAGTCTCATTATCTAAATATTAATGATGCTCAAAAAATTGATGAAGTCATAAGTGCTTTTAAGCCTGAGATCGTTTTTCATTTGGCCGCACAAGCATTAGTTCAATATTCTTATAAAAATCCTGTAGAAACTTATCAAACAAATGTCATCGGAACAATGAATGTCTATGAGGCCTGTAGAAGAGTTGGATCAGTTAAATCAATCGTAAGTATTACTACTGATAAGTGTTATGAGAATATGGAATGGGAATGGGGTTATCGTGAAAATGATAGACTTGGCGGACATGATCCATATAGCTCATCGAAAGCTTGTACTGAGATAATGACATCTAGTTATATTCGCTCATTTTTTAATTTAGATAATTACGGTAAAGACCACAATACCCTTATTACAACTGTTAGAGCAGGAAATGTAATCGGCGGTGGTGATTGGGCCGAAAATAGAATCATTCCTGATATTGTAAGGGCCACGGTAAAGAATGAAGCTGTTGAGATTAGAAATCCTTCAGCGGTGAGACCTTGGCAACATGTTCTAGAACCGCTTCTAGGATATTTGAAGTTAGGAGCGCTTTTATATGAAGGTAAAAAAGAATTTGCTACTTCTTGGAACTTTGGACCAAGTGCAGATTCAACTCTGACAGTTCTTGAGCTTACTGAAATCTTTCAAAAATATTGGGAAGATGTACGGTTCAATTTACATAAGTCTAATGAGTTTAGGCATGAAGCGAATCTTTTGATGCTTGATTGCTCAAAAGCAAGAAAGTTTCTTAAATGGGGAGAAATGCTTGGTGCCGAAAAGACAATTGAATGGACTGTTGAGTGGTATAAAGAATTTTATAAGAATGGAAAAATAATAACACATCATCAAATTGATGAATTCATGAGTCAGTATGGAATTTCATAA
- a CDS encoding glycosyltransferase: protein MLTNKKILQITVRSDQGGGPKHLFDLIKAMDTKKYSVSVVSPVDEPFYGLYKNLCETHIEIPHRKFSIISFLKILLFCRENGIQIVHSHGLGAGIYSRLLGLFGLKVIHTFHGIHYPKSLSDKVKINLGVLLKYFTDTFICVSHSEMDNAVNLNQCFSNQTIVIANGIDEAKYICSKREDGPITQISSISRLDEHKNISETLRFLAKLKNEKSFQFFYNIAGDGDQKEELKSLVKELELQEETVFLGNVDDVAGLLSKTDLFVSSSKGEGLPYSILEAMAANCKILCSNVTGHKDLLSGHNLYDLGNYESFKDSILKVERVSFDKKYSIESMVNSVQDIYSSF from the coding sequence ATGCTTACTAATAAAAAGATTCTTCAAATTACTGTTCGCTCGGATCAAGGTGGTGGACCGAAACATCTCTTTGACCTAATTAAAGCAATGGACACGAAAAAGTATTCTGTTTCAGTCGTTTCACCAGTAGATGAACCTTTTTATGGCCTCTATAAGAACCTTTGTGAAACTCATATTGAAATACCTCATCGTAAATTTAGTATCATCAGTTTTTTAAAAATATTACTCTTTTGTAGAGAAAATGGAATTCAGATAGTCCATTCTCATGGTTTAGGAGCAGGGATTTACTCTCGTCTTCTAGGCTTATTCGGTTTGAAAGTTATTCATACTTTTCATGGGATTCACTACCCAAAATCACTTTCAGATAAAGTGAAAATAAATCTTGGGGTTTTACTTAAATATTTCACAGACACCTTTATCTGTGTTTCTCATTCCGAAATGGACAATGCGGTTAATTTAAATCAGTGCTTCTCAAATCAGACGATTGTCATTGCCAATGGAATTGATGAAGCGAAATATATCTGTTCTAAAAGGGAAGATGGCCCAATTACTCAAATTTCTTCTATTTCTCGCCTTGATGAACATAAGAACATTTCTGAAACTCTTCGCTTTCTCGCAAAGTTGAAAAATGAAAAATCATTTCAGTTTTTCTACAATATTGCTGGAGATGGCGATCAGAAAGAAGAACTTAAGTCTCTTGTAAAAGAACTAGAGCTCCAAGAAGAGACAGTTTTTCTAGGTAATGTTGATGATGTTGCAGGACTTTTGTCCAAAACAGATCTTTTTGTTAGTTCTTCCAAAGGAGAAGGTCTCCCCTATTCAATTCTTGAAGCGATGGCCGCCAATTGCAAAATACTTTGTTCAAATGTTACTGGTCATAAAGATTTACTAAGTGGACATAACCTTTATGATTTAGGTAATTACGAGAGTTTTAAAGATAGTATTTTAAAAGTTGAAAGGGTCTCTTTTGACAAGAAGTATTCCATTGAATCAATGGTAAACTCTGTTCAAGATATCTATAGTAGTTTTTGA
- a CDS encoding undecaprenyl-phosphate glucose phosphotransferase, which translates to MLRESDKFLLTLQKATDALLILIAWICAYFIRFRFLPNAQQGLFKEFLIIGLILSIVTYLIFEKNHLYDENILTSRINKILKIISTNFISFVSLIIVLYFIKFERISRLHLGIYLFLSTALLIFSRILFFQIISKLRRSGHLLQNVILVGNGKNLEHYIQMVNFHKDSGINIVGWIDSVGKESDDGIKRIDEDFHEFLKKNQTTNVVVSYPNEQASKLDLFLKKNYNDILSIQILPDLSYSLVGHRVHDFAGLPILSFNQPSFSNLELIFKRSFDFFATLIGMIVISPLLFLIALGVKLSSPGPIFYGQERIGLNGKRFKMWKFRSMRMAIEGEDQTTWSSKDDPRKTKFGSFIRSTSLDELPQLWNVIVGEMSLVGPRPERPFFVEKFKNEIPNYMLRHKMKAGITGWAQVNGWRGDTSLVKRIECDIYYIRHWSFFFDIKIILLTFLKGFINKNAY; encoded by the coding sequence ATGCTAAGAGAAAGTGACAAGTTTTTATTAACCCTTCAGAAAGCGACCGACGCACTGCTAATTCTGATTGCTTGGATTTGTGCTTATTTTATAAGATTCAGATTTTTACCCAATGCACAACAAGGACTTTTCAAAGAATTTCTCATTATTGGCCTCATCCTTTCAATTGTAACTTACCTCATATTTGAAAAAAATCACTTATACGACGAAAATATTTTAACTTCCAGAATTAATAAAATACTCAAAATCATTTCGACAAATTTTATAAGCTTTGTCTCATTGATCATTGTCCTCTATTTTATAAAATTCGAAAGAATTTCTAGGCTACACCTTGGTATATACCTCTTTCTATCTACAGCACTTCTCATCTTTTCTAGAATTCTATTCTTTCAAATTATCTCAAAATTGAGAAGAAGTGGTCACCTTCTTCAAAACGTCATTCTTGTAGGTAATGGAAAAAATTTAGAACACTATATCCAAATGGTTAATTTCCATAAAGACAGTGGAATCAATATCGTTGGATGGATAGATAGTGTAGGCAAAGAAAGTGACGATGGAATCAAACGTATTGACGAAGATTTTCATGAATTTCTAAAAAAGAATCAAACGACCAATGTAGTTGTCTCTTATCCAAATGAGCAAGCAAGTAAGCTCGATCTTTTTCTAAAGAAAAACTATAACGACATTCTTTCAATTCAAATTTTACCAGATCTCTCATACTCTCTCGTAGGACATAGAGTTCATGATTTTGCCGGACTTCCGATCCTTTCATTTAATCAACCTTCATTTTCTAATCTGGAGCTGATTTTCAAGAGATCCTTTGACTTCTTTGCAACTTTAATTGGAATGATCGTAATCTCGCCACTTCTATTCCTCATCGCTCTAGGAGTTAAGCTATCTAGTCCAGGGCCTATTTTCTATGGACAAGAAAGAATTGGTCTCAATGGAAAGCGTTTTAAGATGTGGAAGTTTAGATCAATGAGAATGGCCATAGAAGGTGAAGATCAAACGACTTGGTCTTCAAAAGACGATCCAAGAAAAACAAAATTTGGAAGTTTTATTCGATCGACAAGTTTAGATGAACTACCTCAGCTTTGGAATGTTATTGTTGGTGAAATGTCTCTTGTAGGCCCAAGACCAGAAAGACCATTCTTTGTTGAGAAATTTAAAAACGAAATCCCTAATTACATGCTTAGACATAAGATGAAGGCAGGAATCACAGGATGGGCCCAAGTCAATGGTTGGCGTGGAGACACATCTCTCGTTAAAAGAATTGAATGTGATATTTATTATATCCGTCACTGGAGTTTCTTTTTTGATATCAAAATTATTCTTTTAACTTTTTTAAAAGGTTTTATTAATAAAAATGCTTACTAA